One segment of Fibrobacter sp. UWB10 DNA contains the following:
- a CDS encoding TIGR02147 family protein yields MKSVLEYKDYHFFMQDYYDERKRLGAFSWREFCKSAGFTSPNFLKLVCMGQSKLSKVKVDDVAKAMGLVGYEADYFRAMVAFCNADKDDAKKAALLEMQKIALEHKVRVVDGDAFQYYESWKYPVLRELAPMMSGACPRDLADACKEHVSAEEVRDVLNFLVKAGFLKKDGEKVYTQTEQTVIGSNEALPIAIRAMHKEMANMAARAVDRYSASERFFTGVTLGVNQEASERIAKELDACCRKVLAIANEYNDQDQVCRINFQFFPVTDKVKGVHHA; encoded by the coding sequence ATGAAATCGGTACTTGAATACAAAGACTATCACTTCTTTATGCAGGATTACTACGACGAACGCAAGCGTCTCGGTGCGTTTTCGTGGCGCGAATTCTGCAAGAGTGCTGGCTTTACTTCACCGAACTTCTTGAAACTGGTGTGCATGGGCCAAAGCAAGCTCAGCAAGGTCAAGGTAGACGATGTAGCGAAGGCCATGGGCCTTGTCGGCTACGAGGCGGATTACTTCCGCGCAATGGTTGCGTTCTGCAATGCGGACAAAGATGATGCCAAGAAGGCAGCCCTCCTTGAAATGCAGAAGATAGCGCTGGAACACAAGGTGCGTGTGGTCGATGGCGATGCTTTCCAGTATTATGAATCTTGGAAGTACCCGGTGCTCAGGGAACTGGCCCCGATGATGTCTGGCGCATGCCCCCGCGACTTGGCCGATGCATGCAAGGAACATGTGTCTGCCGAAGAAGTTCGCGATGTATTGAATTTCTTGGTGAAGGCCGGGTTCCTGAAAAAGGACGGCGAAAAGGTTTATACGCAGACCGAACAGACCGTAATCGGTTCGAATGAGGCGCTCCCTATAGCCATTCGGGCCATGCATAAAGAAATGGCGAATATGGCCGCCCGCGCCGTAGACCGCTATTCCGCAAGCGAACGCTTTTTTACGGGCGTCACGCTCGGCGTGAATCAAGAGGCTAGCGAACGAATTGCAAAGGAACTCGACGCCTGTTGCAGAAAAGTGCTTGCGATTGCGAACGAATACAACGACCAGGACCAGGTTTGTAGAATCAATTTCCAGTTTTTCCCGGTAACGGACAAAGTTAAAGGGGTGCACCATGCTTAA